The Niallia alba genome includes a window with the following:
- the istB gene encoding IS21-like element helper ATPase IstB: MMNQETLRKLIEMKMGAMAELYQQQGQNKDYKGMDFDDRFNLLVDYEYDRRKSNRLERLIKQATFSEPTAAIEDIEYHPDRHLDKKQILELATGNYIQNHHNIILMGASGNGKTWISNAFGVHACRQYYKVKYIRLPELLDELAVAKYEADGSFRKLIQKYKKIDLLIVDEWLLTELSEENVLHVLEIIESRLKKASTIFCSQFSPEGWHSKLGQAQIADAILDRIVHDSYKILVDGEVSMRERHGLRVSI, translated from the coding sequence ATGATGAACCAAGAGACTTTACGTAAATTAATAGAGATGAAAATGGGTGCGATGGCTGAATTATATCAGCAACAAGGACAGAATAAAGATTACAAGGGGATGGATTTTGATGATAGATTCAATCTCTTAGTAGATTATGAATATGATAGAAGAAAATCTAATAGACTAGAAAGATTAATTAAACAAGCGACCTTCAGTGAGCCGACAGCAGCCATTGAAGATATCGAATATCATCCAGATCGCCATTTAGACAAGAAGCAAATACTAGAGTTAGCAACAGGAAATTATATTCAAAACCACCATAACATTATTTTAATGGGAGCCTCTGGGAACGGGAAAACGTGGATATCAAACGCCTTTGGTGTTCATGCATGTCGCCAATATTACAAAGTAAAATATATTCGATTACCAGAATTACTTGATGAATTAGCAGTAGCAAAATATGAAGCAGATGGAAGTTTCCGTAAGTTGATTCAAAAATACAAAAAGATCGATTTACTGATAGTAGATGAGTGGTTATTAACAGAGCTATCAGAAGAAAATGTACTCCATGTGTTGGAAATTATTGAATCAAGGTTAAAGAAAGCATCAACTATTTTCTGTTCTCAGTTTTCTCCAGAAGGATGGCACTCAAAACTAGGACAGGCACAAATAGCAGATGCGATTCTTGACCGAATCGTTCACGACTCCTATAAGATTCTGGTTGATGGCGAAGTTTCGATGAGAGAACGTCATGGATTGAGGGTATCTATATGA
- a CDS encoding ATP-grasp domain-containing protein, which translates to MNILIFASQSIKYLPLDQWIFNDPIHEKNTYVLFVKKEHEEGYQDINQLPNVNIYSFDNWEKNNNIEKKAIDLHFKNNFDKLLSVREGDVERASYIRDYLNISGQRPYSAKIFRDKYIMKSFVANNGFKTPNFQKVHSYIDALNFLDNYKYPAVIKPIDGAGSVNTLVLKSKEDLDRFAASNSFANMIIESFAKGEVYHLDGIILDNKLEFITVSKYINNCLAYQEGKSTASIFINQDSPLSIILKNYGKALLNILPCPQNMTFHLEIFVDNHEITFCEIACRTGGGRIAECIEAELGIHITKEFIKRECGFSNVIDVQKNKWDKYRGWILSSPLKGTLVSMPEEIPNEWVFDYWKFATIGTKFDGANSSVFSTAALCCEADTESLLTERLIEIDKWFKSNCTYQEVKS; encoded by the coding sequence ATGAATATATTAATTTTTGCATCACAAAGTATTAAATACCTACCGCTTGATCAATGGATTTTCAATGATCCCATACACGAGAAAAATACCTATGTTTTATTTGTTAAGAAAGAACATGAAGAAGGATATCAAGACATAAATCAGTTACCTAATGTTAATATATATAGTTTTGATAACTGGGAGAAGAATAATAATATAGAGAAAAAAGCAATAGATCTCCATTTCAAAAATAATTTTGATAAATTATTATCTGTAAGGGAAGGAGATGTAGAAAGAGCTTCATACATACGTGATTATCTAAACATATCAGGCCAGAGACCATATAGTGCAAAAATCTTTCGCGATAAGTATATTATGAAGAGTTTTGTTGCGAACAATGGATTTAAAACTCCTAACTTTCAAAAAGTTCATTCATATATAGATGCTTTAAATTTTTTAGATAATTATAAGTATCCAGCCGTAATTAAACCAATCGATGGAGCTGGTTCAGTAAATACTTTAGTATTAAAATCTAAAGAAGATCTTGATAGATTTGCCGCATCGAATTCTTTTGCTAATATGATTATAGAATCTTTTGCTAAAGGAGAAGTTTATCATTTAGATGGTATTATCCTTGATAATAAACTGGAATTTATTACAGTCTCAAAGTATATTAATAATTGCCTAGCTTATCAAGAAGGAAAATCTACAGCGAGTATATTTATAAATCAAGATTCACCACTATCAATAATTTTGAAAAATTACGGTAAAGCATTATTGAATATTTTACCATGTCCTCAAAATATGACATTCCATTTAGAAATATTTGTTGACAATCATGAGATTACTTTTTGTGAAATTGCTTGTAGAACAGGTGGAGGAAGAATCGCTGAATGTATAGAAGCTGAACTCGGTATTCATATCACTAAAGAATTTATTAAAAGAGAATGTGGTTTTAGTAACGTAATTGATGTTCAAAAAAACAAATGGGATAAATATAGAGGGTGGATATTGAGTTCGCCTTTAAAAGGTACATTAGTTTCCATGCCCGAAGAAATTCCAAATGAGTGGGTGTTTGACTACTGGAAATTTGCTACAATTGGAACTAAATTTGATGGTGCAAATTCCTCTGTCTTCTCAACCGCTGCATTATGTTGTGAGGCTGATACAGAGAGTCTTTTAACTGAAAGATTAATTGAAATAGATAAATGGTTTAAATCTAATTGCACATATCAAGAAGTGAAATCCTAA
- a CDS encoding MFS transporter, which translates to MKNKILISKVSSLFGTSVFNTIVNLWILDIFNSSHTLGVILSISGISALLFSLLGGYLADSNYLKKILLWADLSSAIFCIISVFLISSFSKDIIYLVVFLLNINIALTAPLIKSLVSNVVQKELIISFNSILAMYSEILKIALPLISTFLYQFDILTLNGALIINAISFFISFLFVKGIQLNELNSKSKLIGYWDTLKYLLNRKVLSMLILTGGISNFFLAGFNLLLPVFALDKVGNSFYYGVFLSLESIGALCGALSTKYIIVDKMIIKERIGIFFSGILLSSLILFNSKFLLIFICFILNFFYVRYNVALQSFLQTDVNKEYIGKVFSVSYILSNVLLPLGSLFFGYLLEDFYKLSIGVIAGGLIFINLLWVVCYKKIVIS; encoded by the coding sequence ATGAAAAATAAAATATTAATATCAAAAGTTAGTTCTTTATTTGGTACATCTGTATTCAACACAATTGTAAACTTATGGATATTGGATATATTTAATAGTTCACATACTTTAGGTGTAATCTTATCAATTTCAGGAATTTCCGCATTATTATTTAGCCTTTTAGGAGGATATTTGGCAGATAGTAATTATTTAAAAAAAATTCTCCTTTGGGCTGATTTATCCTCTGCAATATTTTGTATTATAAGTGTTTTCCTTATTTCTTCTTTTAGCAAGGATATTATTTACTTAGTGGTTTTCTTACTTAACATTAATATAGCGTTAACAGCGCCATTAATTAAATCACTGGTTTCAAATGTAGTACAAAAAGAGTTAATAATATCTTTTAATAGTATTTTAGCTATGTATAGTGAAATACTAAAAATTGCATTGCCGCTAATATCAACTTTTCTATACCAATTCGATATATTAACTCTTAATGGTGCATTAATTATTAATGCTATTTCATTTTTTATATCTTTTTTATTTGTAAAAGGTATACAATTAAACGAACTTAACTCAAAATCAAAATTAATTGGTTATTGGGATACATTAAAATATTTATTAAATCGAAAAGTATTATCTATGCTAATTTTAACAGGTGGAATTTCTAATTTTTTCTTAGCTGGTTTTAATCTTTTACTACCGGTTTTTGCGTTAGATAAAGTTGGTAATAGTTTTTACTATGGTGTCTTTCTCTCTTTAGAGTCAATAGGAGCACTATGTGGGGCGTTATCCACAAAATATATTATTGTGGATAAAATGATAATAAAGGAAAGGATAGGAATTTTTTTCTCAGGTATTTTACTTAGTAGCCTAATATTATTTAATAGTAAATTCCTACTTATTTTTATCTGCTTCATCTTAAATTTTTTCTATGTAAGATACAATGTTGCTCTTCAAAGTTTCCTACAAACAGATGTAAATAAAGAATACATAGGTAAAGTTTTTTCTGTTTCATATATTTTATCAAATGTCCTACTCCCACTAGGGAGCTTGTTCTTTGGCTACCTTTTAGAAGATTTTTATAAACTAAGTATAGGGGTAATTGCTGGGGGGCTAATTTTTATAAACCTTTTATGGGTGGTTTGTTATAAGAAGATAGTAATTTCTTAA
- a CDS encoding ATP-grasp domain-containing protein has product MKILFLSRVPFKVFKNYSDVITDKIFVVTDSRFFNEYIQNLENVYHFDYYLNNDKIVNFSVDLIKNKNIDLVIAVDESDVERAAVIRRLAGLTGQSEFCAIRYRDKLIMKDTLRDYDIEMPIYQSIKNKKDIEKFGSEYGYPLVLKHKKSWATNNTFKINCASDLDKASEKIETFEDYIVEEWIDARMYTVEGIQKDGSLIWYAIHEYDRNCLESVINNDDGFTTLTSKIMDNQRKREQIKTYTEKILNLLNKSEKFISAVHLEFFITNDNRLIFNEVACRIGGGKTIQLLKHAYNINFIELLIEQHKNQLENIKVEFPPITKPQNYIGAYRKYFIERKVELDSLAEKNNWILELEKNQMKNVNEPIVNINNFEAMILIKEDSYEALNNRLLELKNY; this is encoded by the coding sequence TTGAAAATATTATTTTTAAGTAGAGTTCCTTTTAAAGTTTTTAAAAATTATTCGGATGTTATTACTGATAAAATATTTGTTGTAACAGATTCTAGGTTTTTTAACGAATATATTCAAAATTTAGAAAATGTATATCATTTCGATTATTATTTAAACAATGATAAAATAGTTAACTTTTCAGTAGATTTAATAAAAAATAAAAATATAGACTTAGTAATAGCTGTAGATGAGTCAGATGTTGAACGAGCAGCCGTGATAAGACGTTTAGCAGGTTTAACAGGTCAAAGTGAGTTTTGTGCCATCCGCTACAGAGATAAATTAATAATGAAAGATACTTTGAGAGATTATGATATTGAGATGCCGATATATCAATCAATCAAAAACAAAAAAGATATAGAAAAATTTGGAAGTGAATATGGATATCCTTTAGTTCTAAAACATAAGAAATCATGGGCAACAAATAATACATTTAAAATAAATTGTGCGAGTGATTTAGATAAGGCATCTGAGAAAATCGAAACATTCGAAGATTATATTGTTGAAGAATGGATAGATGCACGAATGTATACAGTAGAAGGAATACAAAAAGATGGATCTCTAATTTGGTATGCCATCCATGAATATGATAGAAATTGTTTAGAATCAGTAATAAATAATGATGATGGTTTTACAACTTTAACTAGTAAAATAATGGATAACCAAAGAAAGAGGGAACAAATCAAAACTTATACTGAAAAGATTTTGAACCTACTTAATAAGTCAGAAAAATTTATCTCTGCTGTCCACTTAGAATTTTTTATAACAAATGATAATAGACTTATTTTCAATGAAGTAGCTTGTAGGATAGGTGGTGGGAAAACAATTCAATTATTAAAACATGCCTATAATATAAATTTTATTGAACTGTTAATAGAACAACATAAGAACCAATTAGAAAATATAAAAGTAGAATTTCCACCTATTACAAAACCACAAAATTATATCGGTGCCTATAGAAAATATTTTATAGAAAGAAAAGTTGAGTTAGATTCACTAGCGGAAAAGAATAATTGGATATTAGAACTAGAAAAGAACCAAATGAAAAATGTTAATGAACCAATAGTAAATATAAATAATTTTGAAGCAATGATTTTAATAAAAGAAGATAGTTATGAAGCTTTGAATAATAGACTATTAGAGTTAAAAAACTATTAA
- the istA gene encoding IS21 family transposase — protein MINCRKILELHFEGISQRTISSSTGHSRNTVSDVVQRAKKLGVESLNDTMTNPWLEAFLFPEKQAMEKGYFPVDWEKVHKELQKKNVTLTLLHHEYATEARDGGKIPYAYRTFCENYGKYAKKYKLTMPIRRKPGEVMEVDWVGSTLQMIDRSTGEMIPAYVFIATLPYSQFSYVEAFLDRKSANWLTAHIHALEYFGGVPETLVPDNLKTGVTKAHREEPILNEAYREFADYYHTIIVPSRIRSPKDKASVEGTVGYISRQIIAPLRNYQCFHIGDLNQQIFERLEEINTVDFQKRPGSRKKVFEEEERSYLQPLPQTRYKLAEWKTAKVQLNYHIQVERMYYSVPYDYVRENVDVRLTTDLIEVYFKEVRIASHKRLKGEIGQFSTNIDHMPDNHRLYLEHNPDNNRKWAETIGPSMTKFVSYILEVNVEKKALNILSVLRNLSTKHTKTDMEKAVETLLEISSNPTVSVLKSVLERNKKRKQKQNTVISNTSDDYGFVRGAKYFGRDNK, from the coding sequence ATGATTAATTGTCGTAAGATTCTGGAACTTCATTTTGAAGGAATCAGTCAGAGGACCATTAGTTCTAGTACTGGACATTCAAGGAATACCGTTTCTGATGTCGTTCAACGTGCCAAGAAACTCGGTGTGGAAAGTTTGAACGATACAATGACCAATCCATGGTTAGAAGCTTTTCTTTTTCCAGAGAAACAAGCTATGGAGAAAGGATACTTTCCAGTTGATTGGGAAAAGGTTCATAAGGAGTTACAAAAAAAGAATGTCACCTTGACTTTATTGCATCATGAGTATGCGACAGAAGCACGTGATGGTGGAAAAATTCCCTATGCCTATCGTACTTTTTGTGAAAACTATGGAAAATATGCGAAGAAGTATAAGTTAACAATGCCTATTCGAAGAAAGCCAGGTGAAGTCATGGAGGTAGATTGGGTTGGATCTACGCTACAAATGATAGATCGTTCAACAGGAGAAATGATTCCAGCATATGTTTTTATTGCGACCTTGCCTTATAGTCAATTCAGCTATGTTGAGGCATTTTTAGATAGGAAGTCAGCTAATTGGCTTACTGCTCACATCCATGCATTGGAGTATTTTGGGGGAGTTCCTGAAACACTGGTTCCCGATAATTTAAAAACAGGTGTTACGAAAGCACATCGAGAAGAGCCTATTCTGAATGAAGCCTATCGTGAATTTGCAGATTATTACCATACTATCATTGTTCCGAGCCGTATTCGCAGTCCAAAAGATAAAGCAAGCGTCGAAGGAACTGTTGGATATATTTCTCGGCAAATTATCGCTCCGTTAAGAAACTATCAATGTTTTCATATCGGAGATTTAAATCAACAAATCTTTGAAAGGCTAGAGGAAATCAACACCGTTGATTTTCAAAAACGACCTGGTTCGCGTAAAAAGGTGTTTGAGGAAGAAGAGAGATCCTACCTTCAACCGCTTCCTCAAACACGGTATAAACTTGCGGAATGGAAAACAGCAAAAGTTCAACTGAACTACCACATCCAAGTTGAACGAATGTATTATTCCGTTCCATATGATTATGTCCGAGAGAATGTCGACGTTCGACTAACTACGGATTTAATTGAAGTTTACTTCAAAGAAGTCCGTATTGCATCCCATAAACGATTAAAAGGTGAAATTGGTCAGTTTTCTACAAACATAGATCATATGCCTGATAATCACCGATTATATTTAGAACATAATCCTGATAATAATCGGAAGTGGGCAGAAACGATTGGACCATCCATGACTAAGTTTGTTTCTTATATCTTAGAAGTAAATGTGGAGAAAAAGGCATTAAATATTCTTAGTGTACTAAGAAATCTATCAACAAAACACACAAAGACAGACATGGAGAAAGCAGTAGAAACATTACTTGAAATATCATCAAATCCAACGGTTTCTGTTTTAAAAAGCGTATTGGAAAGAAATAAGAAAAGAAAACAAAAACAAAATACAGTTATTAGCAACACCTCTGATGATTATGGATTTGTCCGTGGGGCTAAATACTTTGGGAGAGATAATAAATGA
- a CDS encoding DapH/DapD/GlmU-related protein: MSYKKFFSQIEDEILLDIFNRHSLHELVTKGDRIITEYIKESYIHPNVKIAKNCTIEGLVYIGEGVSIQDYAFIRGPVIILNNSLIGKSAFIRNGSIIGSNTIIGHSSEITRSILLNNTSIAHFNCITYSIIGSNVNFGSHACTTSFLLKNNNINSLDIDMYYYIDENNKQKVNSKKFGAVIGDNCRFGAYSMTNPGVSMEPDCIVYPYTSVRKGYYFQDTRLSDRRERELV; the protein is encoded by the coding sequence ATGAGTTATAAAAAATTTTTTTCACAAATAGAAGACGAGATTTTATTAGATATTTTTAATAGACACTCTTTACATGAATTGGTAACAAAAGGGGATAGAATTATAACCGAGTATATAAAAGAATCGTATATTCATCCAAATGTTAAAATTGCAAAAAATTGTACGATTGAAGGTCTTGTCTATATAGGTGAAGGAGTATCTATACAAGACTATGCATTTATTAGAGGACCAGTGATTATATTAAATAATTCTTTAATAGGGAAATCCGCATTTATTAGAAATGGATCTATTATAGGGTCTAATACAATAATTGGACATTCAAGTGAAATAACTAGAAGTATCTTACTTAATAATACATCTATTGCTCATTTTAATTGCATTACTTACTCAATTATTGGTAGTAATGTGAATTTTGGATCTCACGCATGCACTACTTCATTTCTCTTAAAAAATAATAATATTAATTCATTAGATATTGATATGTATTACTATATTGATGAAAATAACAAACAGAAAGTAAACAGCAAAAAATTTGGAGCTGTAATAGGAGATAACTGTAGATTTGGAGCATATTCAATGACCAATCCAGGCGTTTCGATGGAACCAGACTGTATAGTTTATCCTTATACATCTGTTAGAAAAGGATATTATTTTCAAGATACCCGACTTTCTGATAGGAGAGAACGGGAACTAGTTTAA
- the istA gene encoding IS21 family transposase: MLIHDELAKPNVTLSLLHHEYEAKCRTNNKIPYSYRSFLRHYSRYADKYKATLRIRRKPGEIMEVDWAGSTSFIIDRDTGEKAKAYVFVATLPCSQISYAEATLSMDLHSWISAHNHAYKYFGGSTQIIVPDNLKASVTKHTTRELVLNPTYREMADYYNTVVMPARVRTPKDKASVEGSVNVISTWIIAGLRNTHCFSIDELNEEVWKKLAEFNERPFTRKKGCRLSAFEEEEKFALSPLPSKPYKMSEWKTAKVRPDYHISVDSMFYSVPYEYINRQVEVKLSDDLVEVYFNLMRVASHKRLYGKFGQLSTIRDHMPENHKLYVDQTPEAAFEWAESIGASTLNVVKYILDTSQTEKLALQSIFTLKKFERRYTKYEIERACKMIISMTKRPTVKSIQTILKSNKKSDAEQEMRRKTETSENNFGFTRGSNYYGGTDK; the protein is encoded by the coding sequence ATACTCATTCATGATGAGTTAGCTAAGCCTAACGTAACACTTTCTCTTCTACATCATGAATATGAAGCGAAGTGCCGGACAAACAATAAGATTCCTTACTCCTATCGTAGCTTTTTACGACATTACAGTAGATACGCAGATAAATATAAAGCTACTTTACGTATTCGTAGAAAACCAGGCGAAATCATGGAAGTTGATTGGGCGGGATCGACCTCCTTCATCATTGATAGAGATACCGGGGAAAAGGCTAAGGCTTATGTTTTCGTTGCGACATTACCGTGCAGTCAAATATCTTATGCCGAAGCAACCTTATCAATGGATTTACATTCGTGGATTTCCGCACACAACCACGCTTACAAATATTTTGGTGGAAGCACACAAATTATTGTTCCAGACAATCTTAAAGCAAGCGTGACGAAACATACCACACGCGAGTTAGTCTTAAATCCTACTTATAGGGAAATGGCAGACTACTACAATACTGTGGTCATGCCTGCCCGGGTTCGAACACCTAAGGACAAAGCTAGTGTAGAAGGTTCCGTTAATGTTATCTCTACATGGATTATTGCAGGATTAAGAAATACACATTGTTTCAGTATCGATGAATTGAATGAAGAAGTTTGGAAGAAATTAGCCGAATTCAATGAGCGCCCCTTCACGCGCAAAAAAGGGTGTCGTCTGTCGGCGTTTGAGGAAGAGGAGAAATTCGCACTTTCCCCTCTACCATCTAAACCTTACAAAATGTCTGAATGGAAAACAGCGAAAGTACGTCCCGACTATCACATCTCTGTCGATAGTATGTTTTATTCAGTTCCATATGAATATATCAATCGACAAGTCGAAGTGAAACTTTCAGACGACCTCGTTGAGGTATATTTCAATCTTATGCGGGTAGCTTCCCATAAACGATTATATGGGAAATTCGGTCAATTATCTACTATTCGTGATCATATGCCAGAAAATCACAAGTTATATGTGGATCAAACTCCAGAAGCTGCATTTGAATGGGCTGAAAGTATCGGAGCTTCCACATTGAATGTTGTTAAATATATTCTAGATACATCTCAAACAGAAAAACTCGCGTTACAGTCTATATTTACTTTGAAAAAATTTGAGCGCCGTTATACAAAATATGAAATTGAACGTGCATGTAAAATGATTATTTCTATGACAAAAAGGCCAACTGTTAAAAGTATTCAAACTATATTAAAGAGCAATAAAAAGAGTGATGCCGAGCAAGAAATGAGACGAAAAACAGAGACTAGCGAAAATAACTTTGGCTTCACAAGAGGATCTAATTACTACGGAGGAACGGACAAATGA
- a CDS encoding DegT/DnrJ/EryC1/StrS family aminotransferase: MNKKIYLSSPHMSGNEMQYINAAFDSNWIAPIGENIEFFEKELSEYVNIKHAVALSSGTAAIHMALKFLGISKGDFVFCSSLTFAASANPIVYQNATPVFIDSEPNSWNMSPIALRKAFKKYKPKAVIVVHLYGQAASMDEIMQICKEYNVPVIEDAAESLGGTYKGNYTGTIGDFGIYSFNGNKIITTSGGGMLVSNNRVAIDKVRFWSSQSKDNARYYQHSELGYNYRMSNILAGIGRGQLTELTNRINSKKSIYDSYLKSFEEIEAIKMMPIQNYGTPNYWLSCFTLDINCGLDPIDIIIALEKNNIESRPVWKPLHLQPFYKSCDFINHNNYGISISEQIFNRGICLPSDTKMSEIQINKVVKIIKELFR; encoded by the coding sequence ATGAATAAAAAAATTTATCTATCTTCACCTCATATGTCAGGGAATGAAATGCAATATATTAATGCAGCTTTTGATTCTAATTGGATTGCTCCTATTGGAGAGAATATAGAATTTTTCGAAAAAGAACTATCAGAATATGTAAATATTAAACATGCTGTAGCACTATCCTCTGGTACTGCAGCTATACATATGGCTCTTAAATTCCTTGGAATAAGTAAAGGGGATTTTGTTTTTTGTTCATCACTAACTTTTGCAGCTAGTGCCAATCCTATAGTTTACCAAAATGCTACTCCAGTATTTATAGATAGTGAACCTAATAGTTGGAATATGAGTCCAATTGCTTTACGAAAAGCTTTTAAAAAATATAAACCAAAAGCTGTAATAGTAGTACATTTATATGGACAGGCAGCTTCTATGGATGAAATTATGCAGATATGTAAAGAATATAATGTTCCAGTTATTGAGGATGCAGCTGAAAGTTTAGGTGGTACATATAAGGGTAACTATACTGGTACAATAGGGGATTTTGGTATTTATTCATTTAATGGAAATAAAATCATAACGACTAGTGGAGGCGGGATGCTAGTTTCAAATAATAGAGTCGCTATTGATAAGGTCCGTTTTTGGTCATCACAATCAAAAGATAATGCTAGATATTATCAACATAGTGAGCTGGGATATAATTATAGAATGAGTAATATTCTTGCAGGGATAGGAAGAGGACAATTAACAGAATTAACAAATAGAATTAATAGCAAAAAGTCTATTTATGATAGCTATTTAAAATCATTTGAAGAAATTGAAGCTATTAAAATGATGCCAATTCAAAACTATGGAACTCCTAATTATTGGTTATCATGTTTTACCTTGGATATCAATTGTGGATTAGACCCAATTGATATAATTATAGCTTTAGAAAAAAATAATATTGAAAGTAGGCCAGTGTGGAAACCTTTACACTTACAACCGTTTTATAAATCATGTGACTTTATAAATCATAATAATTATGGGATTAGTATATCTGAACAAATATTTAATAGAGGTATTTGTCTTCCAAGTGATACTAAAATGAGTGAAATTCAAATAAATAAGGTAGTGAAAATAATTAAAGAATTATTTAGATGA